Within the Sarcophilus harrisii chromosome 2, mSarHar1.11, whole genome shotgun sequence genome, the region AAAATAACTTGGAATTGTGCAAGAGAAGTCACTAAACTGCTTGAGAAAACTGCTGACACAAAGATCTCATCGCTGAGTCTATACCAGAAGTAGGGAACTGTCAGCCAAAAACAAACCCTGAGTAAAGAAATCTTCATAGGTTTTTCGTATCCTGTGATAGCAAAAAAGCTAGAGGCAAAATTCACCTTCCCAGAACCCTCTGCCCACTTTCTGGCTCCCTGACCCCTTTGCTCTGGGTAAGCTTTAAAAATCCATTTGCATCCCTCACCCCAGCAGACCATGGGACTAGCTCCAGGTTCAAGTGAGATAGCAGCCCTTTGTGTCTTGGGTAGACAGTCTCCACACCCAAACCTGCTGAACCTGTTCTTTAGCTCATCCAAGGCGTGAGCAAACACCTACAGGTAACAAACCCCAAACCTGGATCCCTGCAGAGGTTTTTAATTTCTACAGAGGACAAAAATCTAGAATTTCTCCTAGATGGCAATGAGCCCCAGAGGAACATCTCACTGGTGCCCTTGTCCCAATCTGGCCTGCAAATAAGCAGGAGCTATTTCAATGACAcaaataaattgaagataaatgGCATCGAGGAAGCTTTGGAAGACAAGgtcctatttatttatctatacttGTACAAACAAAGGGCGGCCTCTGATCCCCAGGCAAGCCCTGTCAGGCAGACCTGGCTTCAACCTAAGAAGCTAAGTGACAGATTCAGAGATGGGAGGACCTCAGAGGTCAGCTAGTGACCCTTCCCTCCAGAGGGAAAGGAGAACTCTCTCCCATCCTGAACTCACTCCCAGGCAGTGTTTTCTGCCTGGGGAAAACTCTAATTCTCGAGATTTGTCCTAACACCAAGCCCAAATCCAGCCCTCGGAAACACCTcccattgctcctggttctggCACATGACATATTTATCCAATCTGAGGAAGGAAGACAGCCAGGAAGGGTGGCCCACACGTTGGCTGCAAACCGCAGGATGAAAGAAGCTTCGGATTGGGCTGAAGCTCCTCTGATGAAATGAAATGGGGATCAGGGTAGAAGCCTGGCATGGGTGTCGAGCAAAGATTTTCCCCATCGACACTCGCTTCTGGAGCAAAGAGCCTCCATGTGTCCCTCCAGAGGTAGAGACGCCCCAGAGCCCCTTGTCTAGGGGACAAAAGAAACGCCCAATTTCCGGGCTGACCCAGAATGTGCGGGTGCTTTAGACTTCCCCCCCAGCTCTCTTCCAGAATGGTTTCAGTGACTGGGCTGGGCAGACCCCAGGGAAGGTGAACTCTTGCCTTTGCGACTATCACCTGAGCCGACCTGGTGCTGATCAGGGAGCTACAGACCTGCTCCaaccactttattttttgtttggagAGTTCCTTAGAATGAACTTGACCTGCCCAGAGAGAGCCACAGCTAGGCAGGGGGGTTCACAGAAAAGGGAGAATAGAACCCAAGAGAGATACGCCGAGGGCAGATCCTGGAGTTCCCTTCTCCAGCTGGGACCTGGACTAGCAGGGCAGGTGCTACATCTCCCCTCAGGGTGAGTGAGGGGCTTGAAGCATCTTTCTAATGTTCATGGACCCCCATTTGTTGCTCCTCCAGCAAAGGACAATCAGTGGCCCTAATTAGCAATTGTTCTTAATTAGTATTTGGCATGTCTCCTAAAAATCTGGACACAgtcttgtaaagggctgaaactctgagttgatgcactggagtcggacaactgagcacttaaggctaattaccgattggacaatactctatgaccttatgcttagaaaatggcccttcccgttattctgtgctggctccatcttttggtgtatacagagaattgtgggagggattagggggtggagtaagacaggCCAGAGACACACTTGGGTGGTGGATGAGGGAGAAGGCGCTTGCAGAGATTCTCTTCCATACTTTTTACTTCTACCCCTAAGgactaagaataaagaccaaggacttttgcttatcctgactccgactgattctGGGGCATCAAGGGGCTAACTTGGCCTTCACACAGTCTCCCACAGACAGCTCCTGAATCCAGGGAAAAGCAAACTCGAGGTGAAAGAGCACGTGTGGCAAGGGACTGATGGAAGCCCTCTCCTCCCCAGTGGATTCTCCATGGCTCCCAGGCCTGAGACAGCTCTCTTCTGGGCTCCTCCTAGAATCTGGCCTTTACTTCCTTTAATGTGTCCAGTTGATCTGAAGCAACCAAAGCAGGTGCTGCTGCCCGGTCCCTGCAGTTCTGAAGGCTAagagtggaggaggaagaagaggatcaggaagaggaggaggggaaagatgagaggaggtgggggagaaaaagaggagtcggggaaagaggggaaaaaagaaaaggaagaagagaaggagcagTAGGAGCAGCTGGAGGAGTgtcaggaagaagaagaggacaaGGAGGAacaggagggggaagaaggagggaaggaggaggaggtagagcagcaggaggaagaagaagaagtcGAGTCAGCCGACTCTCCAAAGTTCTCAAGTTCACTCTAGTCTTTGGGCAGAGGCTCTCGAACTCTTCTCCCACCCCAAGCAATTTTCTCTTAGGAGCTGGGCAGCAACTGCCGGCCCCATGGAAATGAGGGTCTGAGCCCAAACTGACCCGATATGACTGGGTCCCCAGCAATCCCAGTTCCTTTCCTGAGCATTATCACTGCCCCTTAGACCTCTTTCTCATCTGGTGGAAATGCCCTAATTATGATTATTTATAAAGGGTTTTGAAAACCActttatggggaaaaaagggagaaaagagaggataAGGAGGGGGGGCCCCAGCATGTGTCCCTGGGGGTGTCCAGTGACCCTCCTGAGTTGGAGATCCAAATGGACCAAAGGGGAGGGGttttggagggaagggggagTTTAGGATTTGcttatctgtttctttctttgaggttttgttctatttgtttttccctttgttttctttttccccttttgtttcttgtgtttctttttgtttttttttatttgttttctgtttttgtttttgtttttttttttttttcccccccactaGTGAGGGGAATTTTATTGAGCCCAGAagtgtgtttatttgttttgatggGGGGCTTTTGGAGGGGTTTGGAGGAGGAGAGGTTTGAGACGGAAGAACCTTTTGTGGTTTACTGCCTTTGggatgagggaagagaagggcctaggatggggtggggggagggagaaagacgCATGATTTATGAGGTTACCCAAAAGTTCTTGGTTTCTAATTTTGTTTAGAAAAGGTTTTGGGTTcaggttggggaggggggagtgggAACTCCCTTAAAGGGTTGTGGTATTTTGTTTTGAGATCCCGAGAGGGTTTTTAGGGGTTACGGGTTCTGCAGGAAGAGTTTAAATTTGTGGTATGCTTGGGGTTTGGGGGGAAGAAATTGGAGGAAAGCAGAGTTGGGGGGAGggttggagggggaggggggggaggggagacgaGGTTTTAGTCCTTTGGTTTTGAGTTTTAGGAGAAAAAGGGGTTTTTTTCTAGATGGTATTTTTCCTTGGGAAATTTTTGAAaactactttattttgttttaagttttggtTTTAGATGGAATTGGAGGGAGggtgtttttcagttttcccccttggtttttggttttaaaggattttaaagttttgttttaaagattttccaaattttttgtgaatttttgtgGGTTTGTTATTTAGGTAAAATTATTTTAGGGTTTTGGTTACGGATTTATTGTTTTTGGTTGGTTTtatgtttttctagttttgttttggttttttggtttttttaagttttatggtTTTAAGTTTTCTAGTTTTATGGGTTTTATGGTTTTACTGTTTTcggggttttgtttttcttgggcgGAGTTTCTTTGTTTAAAGCTGGAGGCAGGGTTGGGTTTTCCCACTTGAGTAGTGACATGGGGTTGTTCCTAGGTTTCTGTTTCACTTTCTTCTGCCTTTGGTCTCTCACTAGTCTGGGCCCCTTGAAGTTTACAAGTgggtttgttttttctgttttttttcagtagagggaagtaggaagagggaaaaatgaattaatttttaaaattaaaaaaaggggggtttttaaaatgttgtttttggaaattgggggtttttttgtaGGTTCGAGGGGGGGTTGTTCATGGTAGGACAATATGGGGAGGGGTGGAATGTGAGGTGTGGTGGAGGAGGTGGAGGTTTGGAGGTGGGGGTGTGTGGAGAGGAATTGTGtgtggagggaggggaggggtggACGTGTGTGAGGAGTGTGTGGGGTGTGAGTGAGATATGAGGTGGGTTTTGGAAAGAGAAgggtgggggtgtgtgtgtgtgtgtgactgtgaggTGTGGGGAGAGAGGGTGTGTGAGGGGTGGAGAGGTGAGGATGTGGAGTGGGAGGGTATGAGTGTGAGGTAGGAGGTGCCTGTTCCCTAACCCTGGCACAGTGGGCAGGCTTCATGActggattgattgattgattgattgatccatGGGCCTGCGAAGGACAGCACTTGGGGGGAGAAAGACACAGGGGAACCAGAACCATGCTTGGTGACATTCGGGGGCCGGGGCTCTGGGGCCCTGATAGAGGCCCTGGGGCCCCCGTGGGAGCCATGAGGAAGGGCCACGCTCAGTGACCACTGGGCCAGGGATGGTGATGCTGGGAATGGCCAGAAGAGCGTTGGGGAGGAGAGCGGGGCTGGGCCTGGGCAGAACTCCGAGGGCGGGGCCAGGCGGTGGAAGAGGGGGACCTGGGTGGGGGAGTGGCGGACCCCCAAACTCCTGGACAGACCCAGTCCTGCCCGGGCACTGCAGTCCCTGCCAGCCCCCACAGAAGGGCTGCCGCTTCCCTGCCATGGGCCACCAGAGCTTGGGACTCGGCCCCAGCCCCTACCAGCCGGACCGagttccctccctcctccctccctccttcagaGGAACATCAAGGTCAGTGTCCTGTGGGGGTCGCCAGTGGCCATAGAGCTGACCCTCAGGAAGCAGGGGCGGCTGCGGAGCCCCTGCTGGGAGGCAGCTCCCGGTGGGGGAAGGGGGGCCGCACGGCCTGTGTGGGCCTGCCCAGGCCCGGGGGCTGCTCAGGCTGGCCTCGCAACTGCCCGGGCCACAGCCTGTCTCTGGTGGGTGGTCCCGGCAGCTCCTGCCAAGCACAGCCCTGAAAGGGAGAGTGGGCGGCCCCTTCCTCCATCCCAGCAAACACAGAGCTTCCTGCTGCAAGCTAAGGCTGCCGGGCTCCAAGAGCCGGGCAGGGCAGAGCCAGGGGTGGCTAGAGCCACCACGGGGTCCCTGCTGGGGAACAGGACAAGTCCCGCTAGGGCCGATTGTTCCAAACCAGGAGAAAAGGTGGGAAGAGTGATGCCCAAGAACCCTTAAGGGATGCTCGGCCGGGCGCCAGGGTGCCAGGAAACCGCCTGCCTGCCCATTCCTCGCACTGGTGAGGGTGGCCTAACTCCTCCTTAAACTTCCCGCAGTGGCTCCTCCCTCCGGAGGCTGGGCCCCCAGCCCCCTGGGGCCTGAAATCTCAGCCCAAACACCACTGGCTTCGAAGCGGGTGTCCGCCTGGTTCGCCTGGGACTGGCACTCCTGGGTCACTCGCCGGGGCCAACAACACCTCCACCCCCTGACGATAAACATCCCCAAAGGGCTGTGGCCCAAGGAGAGccaagaaagagggaaaaggcacATTACACGTGTATTCATGGGAGCCTGGTGGCAAAGAGCCGGCAGACCCGGGACGGGGCTGAGCGAGTGCTGGCGTGTCCGGGGCCGGAGCAATGAGGAAGAGGATGGTTTGAGACGTGACTGAGGAAGCTAAGAGTGAACTCCCAGAGCCAGGAGAAGAACGCAAGATTGGCGAGATAATCGGCTTGGAAAGAGGAAATGATCCATCCAGTGCAGCAGGGAGGCCAGAGGGCTCCGCGCCAACATGCTGCCCACCCCAGAGAGGAAGGAGGACCCGGCCACCGGGGCCTCTTCTCTGCCTTCCTGTTCCTTGCccttttggggagggagggagggggaaggtcCTGCAGAAACTGTTTTGGCTCGACTGACTATACTTATTTCAATAAGCTCATTTTTCTTGGCTGCTCACTGGttagaggagggggaggaggaagagaatttgaaactacCAAAAAACTAAGtctctgtgctttaaaaaatgcgTGATCCCTAGCCATGAGGAGGGTGGCTGGCTGGGTGCACCCCTTACAGTACAATTTCTCCTCGTAGGAGGGGGATGATCTGCCCGGGGCAAGGGGGAGGGGGACGATGCAATGTTCATTTCAGGGGGGGCTGTGTTTAAACGGAGCCCCTCCTCAAAAGGAATCTGCCGCAGGTAGTTTCTGCACCATGTCAAAAAAGCCTGCCCATCTGGGGTCTCAAAGGCCAGCATCTTTCCCAAAGCAGACCTGAGAAGTAGGTCCCAGGGGTCAGAGGCTGGTGCTCCTCGGGAGAGCCCCCCTGGGGAAGAGGGACATCACCTTGCGTCTGACGCGCAGCCCTGCGCTCCCCCAGGCTTGCACTTCATGTTTAGCAGACTGTATTTGGGGCTGAGGAGAATGTGGGACCCGGCTCAGGCCCCTTCCCCGTGGGCCTTCCAAGTCACCTGAGCTTTGACAGGACCGGGGCCCCTCACTGTCCCTGCACTGAGTTCCTGAGTAGTCTATAGCAGAGCCCCGAGGGAAGATTTGATGGGACTGTTCCTGCCCCTGAACCTGTTGAACCtgctaaaaaaaaagagaaaagaaggctcTGTTGCAAGTCAGAAACGAGTCAGACTGAGAGCCCGGAAGGGCAGCTGAGGAAGCCAGACTAAAATGCCCACGATCTCCACGGCTGGCTGGGGGTGGCTGGCCGGGTCTGCACCACAAAAAGGCCAGCGGGCCTGAGCTCTACAACCCCAGCCGCCTGAAGGGAATGATCAGCCTTGGGATGGACTGGCCAATGGCCCCTGAGAGGCTAGGCTGAGAGCAGCCCCGAGAAGGGGCAGAGCCCGGACACCCAGGGACATTCCCAGAGAACACCGGCTGCTCTTCAGAGGTGCGAAGGGTTCTGAGCATGCAGGTTCCCCGAGCACACACTTACGCGTTCTGCCCCTTGCCTCCCCTCCACGCACATTCCCCATGGGTCTGCTGCTGTCAGCGTGGACCCTGGAGGAGAGGGCAGAGCTTCGCGCTCTTTCGTACTGCCCGCTCTTTGGTAAAATGTCTTCTGCTTGGTTGAGTGTATGTCACACATCCCTGGGGGCTGATGAGCTGCATTTTGAGAGGGTCCTGAGCTCTCAAAAGCAGGAACCCTTATGGGGGAAGGGGAATCGGGTGCTACATATGCCACCCTTGCTTGCTAACATCTGTCTGCAGACGTGACGTTCTGAACTGAAAacaattatttctgatttctgaATCCAATCCAATCAACCACAGTTGATAAGCATCTGCTCTGAGTAAGCCAgaggggataaaaagacaaaatgaccCCGCagttgtcctcaaggagcttgcattctactgGGGGCTGTGGCACCCAGACAAGTCACTGTAAGATAGGGTAGATAGAAGTAAGGAGATGTCAGAAAAAGTGCTCCTGGAAAATCAGAGAACGCACTTCCCCCCAGGGTGGGGTCTAACAGAACAGAGAGCCTCAAACCATCCCTTATTCCAGACACCAGGACCCTCCCTACTTccctcagagaaaaaaagatcctTCTGTCTTGGAACCTCTGGCCACTGACCCCTCCCATATGCAACGCTAGGAATCTGTGTCCCATATCTGGCTGGATAGCCCCAAGATGGAGCGGACTCCCACACTTAATCACGTGGCACTGGCTTGGGCAGAAATGTCACTGAGAAGACAGGGGAACCTGCTGAAGAAAGTTTGGGGGGTTGCTCTACAACAAGCAGGAGcacaggggaaggaggaggagaaagaagaggaaaagcagaaaaggaaaagggaggaaaaggaaaaaaggcaagaagatggaaaatggagggggagaggaggagggacaCCCCTTCCCCAGTGGGCGATCTTTCTGCCATGAGCCTTTAGCCTGGGGATTCTTCAGTGCAGGAGCTCAACCACTTTGCTTCGGGAGGGACTGAGGGAAGAGAAGGGTGTCTTTCCCTAGGGATACAGGGGATACTGTATGTGAAGGGATGGGGTAAGAAAGGGTGGAGTACCGCTTCCCAGCCATAGCCCCCATgtccttttaaataaatacaaagcctTTCTTGGCTAATtctgattgtttttttaataaaatatataaaacaatgtgCATTTGTATTCATGGGAAAACTATCCTGGAACTAAGGCACAGAGGCTGACAGGCTGGCCCAGGGCATCCTCAAATATCTGTGTATTCACAGatgttttctccctcttctgtctctgtctctgtctctgtctgtctctgtctctgtctctcttcctctctgtctctctctctgtctctctgtctctctctctctctctgtctcctctctctctgctctctctctctctctctctctctctctctctctctctctcacacacacacacacacacacacacacacacacacacacacacacccctcctaACTTATATTTAAACCAAAACTTGGGATTTGCTCTTTGAGGTTAACATTCAATGACCATCGAAAGCCTTCAGAAGTGAGAAAAGAGCCAGCACTGGAGGCCTCCAGACCTGAGACCGAAGTCCCAAAGTTGAGGGAGTACCGGGACGAGGAGGGGGCATCTCTGGTCCTGAGAAAGAAGTCTTCCAAGGGGGGTCCACAGCACCATTCCCCGCATCTCCTTATCGCAGGGCGCCCAGGGGCTCCCCAGCAGGAGGCTCTGGGGCGGGGCCCAAGGGCCGGGTGACGTCCATCTCAGATGGCACCCATCACTCTGCCTGGGCACAAGAGCAGGGGCTGGAGTGGGGAGCCAAGGTGAGGGACTGGAGCCAGGCCCGCTCACCCACTATACCCTGAAGAGGGGCCGTGGAGGAGAGAGAATTGGGAGGCAGAGCCATCAGCCCCTTCTCCCGCCCCTTGGGTCCCAATGCCTAGGGGTCACAAGCAGGAAGCCCGCGGGGCCCCTCCGGAGGGTAGAGGCTGAGGGCGCAGGAGATCCACTTCCCCAGCGGGAGCAGAGGCCGGGCCAGGCTAGCACCTGGGACAGAGGCCAGCTTTCAGGCCCGTCTCTgggcccctcccccacccccctgcCAGTGGTCCGCCGGCTCTCCCCGCGCCCCCCTCAGTAGTAGCTGTTCAGGCTGCGGGTGGCCGGGCCGGGGCCGTCGGGCTGCCCGTTCCGCCGGCTCTCCCCGGCCCCCCTCAGTAGTAGCTGTTCAGGCTGCGGGTGGCTGGCCGGCTGTCGCAGGGAGTTCTGCTGGCCTCCCGGCCCCAGTAGTAGCTGTCAGGCTGCGGTGCTGGCCGCGCGCCGGCCGGGCAGGGAGTTCGCTGGCTCTCCCGGCCCCTCAGTAGAGGGTTCAGGCTGGGTGCGGGGCGGCGGGCTGCGGGCAGGGAGTTCCTCCGGCCTCCCCGGCCCCAGTAGTGCTCAGGCTGCGGGTGGCTGGGTGCCGAGGCAAGGAGTTCCGCTGCCTCCCTGGCGCCCCCAGTAGTAGAGGTTCAGGCTGCGGGTGGCCGGGCCGGGGCCGTCGGGCAGGGAGTTCCGCCGGCTCTCCCCGGCCCCCCTCAGTAGTAGCGGTTCAGGCTGCGGGTAAGGGCCGCCGCGGGCTGCCTGTCCGCTGCCTCCCCGGCCCCCTCAGAGTAGAGGTTCAGGCGGGGTGTCAGGGGGGGCCGTCGGGCAGGGAGTTCCGCCGGCTCTCCCCGGCCCCCCTCAGTAGTAGCGGTTCAGGCTGCGGGTgtcggggcgggggcggggccgtCGGGCAGGGAGTTCCTCCGGCTCTCCCCGCGCCCCCCCTCAGTAGTAGCGCAGGGAGTTCCGCCGGCTCTCCCCGGCCCCCCTCAGTAGTAGCGGTTCAGGCTGCGGGTGGCCGGGCCGGGGCCGTCGGGCTGCCCGTTCCGCCGGCTCTCCCCGGCCCCCCTCAGTAGTAGAGGTTCAGGCTGCGGGTGTCGGGgcgggggccgggccggggccgtCGGGCAGGGAGTTCCGCCGGCTCTCCCCGCGCCCCACCTCAGCAGTAGCTGTTCAGGCTGCGGGTGGCCGGGCCGGGGCCGTCGGGCTGCCCGTTCCTCCGGCTCTCCCCGCGCCCCCCTCAGTAGTAGCGGTTCAGGCTGCGGGTGGCCGGGCCGGGGCCGTCGGGCTGCCCGTTCAGCCAGATCTCGCGGATGATGCGCTCCCTCTCCTCCAGCCGCTGCGCCCGCTCCAGCTCCTCGGCCGACGTGAACACGTTCCTGTGGGGCGGCCGCTCGAAGAGCCAGGGCCTGCGCGCGGAGCCGGCCGAGGAGCAGCCGTCGCCGCTGTCGCCGCTGTCCTCGCTGTCGCTGGCGCTGAGGTCGCAGCTGCCGCCGCGGCGCCCGGCCGGGCCCTTCTTCCCGCGCCGCGGCCGGCAGTCGGCGCGGCAGGACACGGTCAGCACCAAGGCGGCCAGCGTGAGCACGAGCCCCACGCACACGCCGGACACGAAGCACAGGGCCGCGCGCTCAGGGTGCTCTGCAAGAGGAGGGACGCGTCAGAGGCTGGGACGGTGCGCCTGGCTCACCCCGGGCAGCGCGGCGGGGGCAGCCCTCACTGCTCCCACCCCCTCAGCCCGGAATTTCTTTATATTCCAAGACCCAGCTGGCCCCCAAgcctggggcggggggggggggggggggaggagcccCTGTCTTTGGATCTGCGCTTCTCACCGCAGGAGGGCCAGAAGCTCCTCAAGCAAAGGGGAAGCTTCCAGCCTCCCTGCGGAGCTTCTTTATTCATGTCCAGGTAGTTAAGCACCGGGGTGGGCGCCGTGGGAAACCAGGGCCCGGACCCTGCTTGCTCAGGAGACCCAGCTCTGGCTCGGTGGACACCCCCAGAAGGAGAGCAGCGACAGCCGGAGCCAGGGAGAAAGCTGGGGGGGAAGGGGCTGCAGCCTGGGGGGCCTGGAAGGAGGCCAGGGAGGGAGCCCCAGGCAATgaccccctctcccttcctcctcctcctctcgcTCCTTTCACTTTTGAGGAGGGAgcgataaaaggagaaaagaataagggGGCGGGGCATGGGGGGGGGATGGACCATTAGCAACTGTGATTATGAAAAGATTAGGAAAATTATGAGAAGACTTTTGCAGTGAGTTGCTCTGATGAAGGCCTCCTCAAATgtaggaaactgagggaaacatcCCCAAGAACAATAGGAGCCGGTCCTTCCGTTCCTCTTCCTAGAGGGGTGCCCATGCAAGCAGCTGGCAGATTTATGGAAAACCCACAGTGTAATCTTCCTGGAAATCTGGGGGGGGGCTCCAAAGTGGCACCCTGCTCCCTAGACTAGACAGCAAAGATTCCCCGCAGCAGGGAGGGTTTCAGTGAATTAAGGA harbors:
- the EVA1A gene encoding protein eva-1 homolog A isoform X2, whose amino-acid sequence is MPKTSRAGVSGQQPSMEPGVRGTGQMAFLSNLLAAYSFISEHPERAALCFVSGVCVGLVLTLAALVLTVSCRADCRPRRGKKGPAGRRGGSCDLSASDSEDSGDSGDGCSSAGSARRPWLFERPPHRNVFTSAEELERAQRLEERERIIREIWLNGQPDGPGPATRSLNRYY